The nucleotide sequence GCAGGGCCGGGCCGCGACGCCATCGGTGCAGGTATGCGCCTCCCTGGCCCGCGCGTTACGACTCTCCGACGACGAGGAGGCGCACCTGATGCACCTCGCCGGCTTCGCCGCAGCCCCGGACCGGATACCTTGGGTGATCCCCAGCAGCCTGCACCGCGTCATCGACCATCTCGGCGACACCCCGGTGGCCGTCTACAACGCCGCGTGGCGGCTTCTGCACTGGAACCGGCTGTTCGCGGCCGTCTTCGGCGATCCCGTGGGCGCGACCGCCGACGACCTCAACGCCTTGATCGTCCAATTCGAATCACGAAACCCCCGCGTCCGCCAGACCGAGATCGAGCGTGCCTACTTCGAGCAGTCGTTGGTGGCCGACCTGCGCGCCACCAGCGCCCGCTACCCGAACGACCCCGAGGTGGCGGCGTTGATCTCGCGCATGGCCGGGAACGACCGGTTCTGCCGCCTCTGGGCCCTTCGTGCGGTGGCCAATCACGAGAGCGCTCACAAGACCGCGGTACATCCGGAAGTCGGCGCCATCCCACTGGACGCTAACGTCCTGACCACGCAGAACACCGACCTCCGCGTCGTAGTCCTTACACCCCGGGCTGACACCACCGCTCGCGAGAAGCTGAATCGACTGGGCTGACGAGGCCGGATCGTTGCACGCACCGCGGGCAGTGGTCCGGTTCGCCGGACGGATCACGGCAGCGTACGGCCCTTCCCGTGCCGCCGGCCGCTCGCCCGGATCCGCTCCCCGGTCCAGGCGGCTTCGAGGATCGCGGTCAGGCTGGCGGAGTCGGTCGGGCCGGGATGGTTCTGGATCAGGCGGGTGACGCCACCGGCCATCTCCGCGAAGCGCGGGAGGTCGGCGCGTGCCACGCCGATGTCCGCCAGGGTGGGCGGGATGCCGATGTCGGCGAGGAGTCCGTCGAGCCAGCTGAGGAACGCGTCTGCGGCCTCGGCATCCGAGGCGTCGGTCACGTCGAGCCCGCACACCCCGGCGAGGATGGCCAACCGGTCGGCGACGGCATCCCTGGCCGCGTCCAGCGCGTAGGGCAGCAGCAGCCCGACGCCCAGGCCGTGCGGCGTGTGCGTGGCTGCGCCGATGGGGTACTGGAGAGCGTGCGGGGCCGCGTTGCCCGCGTGGGAAAATGCGAGCCCGGCGAGCATGGCTCCGTAGGACATGTCCGCGCGCGCGTCCGTGTCGCCTCCGTCCCGGACAGCACGACGCAGGCTGCGGGCGATCCGTTCCGCGGCCAGCAGCGCGTAGTGGTCGGTGATCGGGTTGCGGCCGAGGAAGACCTGCTCCACCGGGTCGCGCGGTCCGTGGGCCCGGGGTCGCGCGGTGTAGCTCTCCACCGCGTGACAGAACGCGTCGATGCCGGAGTGGGCGGTGACGGTCGCCGGGCAGGAGTAGGTGAGTTCGGGGTCGACGATGGCGAAGTCGGGCACGATGTGGACGCTGGAAACCCCCACCTTCAGCTCGCGGTCCGGGTCGGTCAACACCGAGACGGGGGTGAGTTCGGAGCCGGTGCCTGACGTCGTCGGCACCGCGACAAGCGGAATCGTCGGCCCCGGCACCTTCGACTCGCCGTAGAAGTCGCGCGGCGTCCCACCGTGGCGCCGGATGACGCCGACGATCTTGGCGAGGTCGATCACCGTGCCGCCCCCGATGGCGAGGATCACGTCGGCGTCCACCTCGGCGGCGACCGAGACGGCCAGGGCGACGTCGTCGAGTGGCACGTCCGGAGTCGCGTCGGAGAACACCTCGACGATCTCGACCTTCTCCCGCACGGCGGCCACGATCTCCGCCACGGCCGGCTGCCCCAGCAGAACCTGGTCGGTCACGACGAGGACCCGCGAGCCACTTTCGGCCACCACTCGTGGGATGTTCTGCGCGACCCCTTCGCCCACTATCAGCTGACGTGGTCCGCGGACGGTCTCAAGCATGTCGGTGCCTCTCCGGAACGTCGGCGGCGATGTGCTGGGCGGACGTCCAGGTCGCCTGCGAGACCGGGTCGGCGTCGGCAGGGCTGGCCGCCCGGGTGGTGCGGGCGCGCGCTCCGGGCGCCCGGAGCAGCAGGCCGGTCATGGTAGGTCGATCGCCGCGTAGGTGAGGTCGAGGTACTCGAGGATGCCCTCGTGCGACCCCTCCCTGCCGATCCCGGACTGCTTCACGCCGCCGAACGGGGCCGACGGGTCCGAGATCAGACCACGGTTGATCCCGATCATTCCCGTATGAAGCCCCTCGACGAACCGGAGCGCCCGCTGCAGGTCACGGGTGAAGGCGTATCCGACCAGGCCGTGCTCGGTGTCGTTGGCCTTCGCCATCACCTCGTCGTCGGACGTGAACGGGATGATCGGCGCCACCGGGCCGAAGATCTCCGCCCGCAGCATCCGCGCATCTTCGGGCACGTCGACGAGGACCGTGGGCGGGTAGAAGTGGCCCGACCCGTCCGGACGCCCGCCGCCCACCAGGACCCGGGCGCCGCGATCGACCGCGTCGGCGACGAGCTCGTCGATCCTGGTGACCGAGGCCTCGTCGATCAACGGCCCGACCTGCACGCCGTCGTCGAGACCATGGCCCACCGGAAGTGCGGCCATCCGCTC is from Micromonospora sp. WMMD1102 and encodes:
- a CDS encoding helix-turn-helix transcriptional regulator — protein: MSDLGAALRAWRDRTDPATVGLTNASPRRVVGLRRSELATLAGISPEYVARLEQGRAATPSVQVCASLARALRLSDDEEAHLMHLAGFAAAPDRIPWVIPSSLHRVIDHLGDTPVAVYNAAWRLLHWNRLFAAVFGDPVGATADDLNALIVQFESRNPRVRQTEIERAYFEQSLVADLRATSARYPNDPEVAALISRMAGNDRFCRLWALRAVANHESAHKTAVHPEVGAIPLDANVLTTQNTDLRVVVLTPRADTTAREKLNRLG
- a CDS encoding iron-containing alcohol dehydrogenase, translating into MLETVRGPRQLIVGEGVAQNIPRVVAESGSRVLVVTDQVLLGQPAVAEIVAAVREKVEIVEVFSDATPDVPLDDVALAVSVAAEVDADVILAIGGGTVIDLAKIVGVIRRHGGTPRDFYGESKVPGPTIPLVAVPTTSGTGSELTPVSVLTDPDRELKVGVSSVHIVPDFAIVDPELTYSCPATVTAHSGIDAFCHAVESYTARPRAHGPRDPVEQVFLGRNPITDHYALLAAERIARSLRRAVRDGGDTDARADMSYGAMLAGLAFSHAGNAAPHALQYPIGAATHTPHGLGVGLLLPYALDAARDAVADRLAILAGVCGLDVTDASDAEAADAFLSWLDGLLADIGIPPTLADIGVARADLPRFAEMAGGVTRLIQNHPGPTDSASLTAILEAAWTGERIRASGRRHGKGRTLP